In Deferribacteraceae bacterium V6Fe1, one genomic interval encodes:
- a CDS encoding NifB/NifX family molybdenum-iron cluster-binding protein: protein MKILVTAMDKNENGFMDARFGRALYWYIFETDKKESYFIDNSLSENFEHGAGMQAAANAIDEGVDVIITGSVGPKAFDIIKRKGVKVYRGNPEKSVMENLRDYQNNLLEEQIN from the coding sequence ATGAAAATATTGGTAACGGCTATGGATAAAAATGAAAATGGCTTTATGGATGCAAGGTTTGGTAGAGCTTTGTATTGGTATATTTTTGAGACGGATAAAAAAGAGTCATATTTTATTGACAATAGCCTCAGTGAAAATTTTGAGCATGGTGCGGGGATGCAGGCTGCCGCAAATGCTATAGATGAAGGTGTGGATGTGATAATAACGGGTTCAGTGGGGCCAAAAGCATTTGATATAATTAAAAGAAAAGGTGTTAAGGTATATAGGGGTAATCCTGAAAAGAGTGTAATGGAAAATTTAAGAGACTATCAAAATAATCTCTTGGAAGAGCAAATAAATTAA
- a CDS encoding NifB/NifX family molybdenum-iron cluster-binding protein: MKIALPLLSKDLVSDHFGHSKMFLIAEIEGDKIESVNYYDAPAHEFGSFPMWLISMDVNVLLCKGLGHKAVEILNSKNVEVFPGVTENNPIDAINSYLAGKVEKSDAFCSGGDSCH, encoded by the coding sequence ATGAAAATTGCATTACCATTGTTAAGTAAAGATTTGGTCAGTGACCATTTCGGACACAGTAAAATGTTCTTGATAGCGGAAATTGAAGGGGATAAAATTGAAAGTGTAAATTATTATGATGCACCGGCGCATGAATTTGGCTCATTTCCAATGTGGCTTATTTCGATGGATGTAAATGTGCTTCTCTGCAAAGGGTTAGGGCATAAGGCTGTGGAGATTTTAAACTCTAAAAATGTTGAAGTCTTTCCCGGTGTGACTGAAAATAATCCTATTGACGCTATTAATTCTTATCTTGCGGGTAAAGTAGAGAAATCTGACGCCTTTTGCTCAGGAGGGGATAGTTGCCATTAA
- a CDS encoding ATP-binding protein, producing MKEIVVVSGKGGAGKSTITAGLSYFLKKNDVLVDADVDAPNLKILLEPEPVEEKDFYSGKQFKIEQDFCIRCGRCYHECSFEAIEIIKFDYVIDDIACEGCGLCQFICPTNAISVTDKLTGKKYISKTKYGFKMVHALLNPAEENSGKLVSDIKKTAKQLAAEQKASTIIVDGPPGIGCSAISVISGSDIVLLVAESSISGLHDMERLIGLSKNFKVKRLGFINKFGLNHDIDEKLVNLFENNKIEIVGYLNYSQDVPQYLKKKVNISEAKDGYKKIFESLYKKLTEGVE from the coding sequence TTGAAAGAGATAGTTGTAGTCAGCGGAAAAGGTGGAGCCGGAAAATCTACAATTACAGCAGGATTATCATATTTTTTGAAAAAAAATGATGTGCTGGTGGATGCGGATGTAGATGCGCCTAATTTAAAAATATTGCTTGAGCCTGAGCCGGTAGAAGAGAAAGATTTTTATTCTGGGAAGCAGTTTAAGATAGAGCAAGATTTTTGTATCAGGTGTGGAAGATGCTATCATGAATGCAGTTTTGAAGCTATTGAAATTATAAAATTTGACTATGTAATTGATGATATTGCCTGTGAAGGGTGTGGACTGTGTCAATTTATATGCCCTACAAACGCAATTTCTGTAACCGACAAACTTACAGGCAAGAAATACATTTCAAAGACTAAATACGGGTTTAAGATGGTACACGCATTGCTTAATCCCGCAGAAGAAAATTCTGGCAAATTGGTTTCAGATATTAAAAAGACTGCCAAACAATTAGCTGCAGAGCAAAAAGCATCAACAATAATTGTGGACGGGCCTCCCGGTATCGGATGCAGTGCAATTTCAGTCATTTCAGGAAGTGACATTGTACTTTTGGTGGCAGAGTCAAGTATATCAGGGCTGCATGATATGGAGAGATTGATTGGGCTATCCAAAAATTTCAAGGTAAAAAGGTTGGGGTTTATAAATAAATTTGGCTTAAATCATGATATTGATGAAAAGCTTGTCAACTTGTTTGAAAATAACAAGATAGAAATAGTCGGATATTTAAATTATTCACAGGATGTTCCCCAATATTTAAAGAAGAAGGTCAATATTTCGGAAGCTAAAGATGGATATAAAAAAATATTTGAAAGTTTATATAAAAAACTTACTGAGGGGGTAGAATGA
- a CDS encoding lytic murein transglycosylase: MRFFVLLAAISFFIAQPIFAYDNLTEYISKRFNLPIHYVQNALAKAKIDFAVLEKIKNPAEEKDWEDYKKIFLNPQKVKNGQHFYKKYKKLLLKAEKKYRVPSEIIAAIIGIESDFGKYKPKYNALDSLYTLAEKFDRRSEYFTNELGSLLDYTYKHKIKPSEVLSSYAGAVGIPQFMPSNIFKFAVDFNKDKKIDLVNSMSDAIGSVANFLSKNGWDYGKPTAVVVKNVNSSITTYTKVSFLRKRGVIFPFNIKRGEAKINKIGQDYWATFKNFDVLRKYNPSDNYALSVLLLSKMIK, encoded by the coding sequence ATGCGATTTTTTGTCTTGCTTGCTGCCATTTCTTTTTTTATTGCTCAACCGATATTTGCTTACGATAATCTTACCGAATATATTTCCAAAAGATTTAACTTGCCGATTCACTACGTCCAAAATGCTTTGGCAAAAGCAAAGATAGATTTTGCCGTGCTGGAAAAGATAAAAAATCCGGCAGAGGAAAAAGATTGGGAAGATTATAAAAAAATATTTCTTAATCCTCAAAAGGTTAAAAATGGCCAACATTTTTATAAAAAATATAAAAAATTACTGTTGAAAGCCGAAAAAAAATATCGTGTGCCTTCGGAAATAATTGCAGCGATTATTGGAATAGAAAGTGATTTTGGCAAATACAAACCAAAATATAATGCTCTTGATTCTCTATACACTTTGGCAGAAAAGTTTGATAGAAGGAGCGAATATTTTACGAATGAGCTTGGAAGTTTGTTAGACTATACTTACAAACATAAAATAAAGCCGTCTGAAGTCTTGTCTTCATATGCGGGTGCAGTAGGGATTCCTCAATTTATGCCATCAAATATTTTCAAATTTGCTGTTGATTTTAATAAAGATAAGAAAATAGATTTGGTAAACAGTATGAGTGATGCAATTGGCAGTGTGGCAAATTTTTTAAGTAAAAATGGCTGGGACTATGGCAAGCCTACGGCTGTTGTGGTGAAAAATGTAAACAGCTCTATTACTACTTATACAAAAGTATCTTTTTTAAGAAAAAGAGGTGTGATTTTTCCATTTAATATCAAACGGGGTGAGGCCAAAATAAACAAAATCGGTCAGGATTATTGGGCGACTTTTAAAAATTTTGACGTGCTTAGAAAGTATAATCCAAGTGACAATTATGCCCTATCTGTCTTACTGCTTTCTAAAATGATAAAGTGA
- a CDS encoding P-loop NTPase, which yields MKISIVSGKGGAGKTTFTVLFANYLINKGVNVLINDLDVEEPNVNLFLNKKLEYDDVYTYVPRHVKENCTYCKECAEKCLFKALVVAKDFWIVLPELCHSCKLCEYACKYSAIEGDKRVIGKIGQSVDKVPHLLEGRLNIGESLTTALIKQVMRKSSNIKDNYDIILMDSPPGTSCPVIETSKGADKIVVVAEDTPFGFSDFVVLNDMLKEIGKDYYLIINKFIDGAEYLDFAAKSNVKILGKIPYDMNLARSYSGGHNMGVSIDFDSIYNTLLEGLR from the coding sequence ATGAAGATTTCCATAGTAAGTGGTAAAGGTGGCGCAGGAAAGACCACCTTTACCGTTTTATTTGCAAATTATTTGATTAATAAAGGTGTAAATGTCCTCATCAATGATTTGGATGTTGAAGAGCCAAATGTAAATCTATTTCTGAATAAAAAGTTGGAATATGATGATGTCTATACATATGTTCCAAGGCATGTCAAAGAAAATTGCACCTACTGCAAAGAATGTGCGGAAAAATGTTTGTTCAAAGCATTGGTGGTAGCAAAGGATTTTTGGATCGTTTTGCCTGAATTGTGCCATTCTTGCAAGCTTTGTGAATATGCTTGCAAGTATTCTGCCATTGAAGGTGACAAAAGGGTGATAGGCAAAATTGGTCAATCAGTTGATAAAGTGCCACATTTGTTGGAAGGCAGACTAAATATAGGTGAATCTTTGACAACAGCCTTGATAAAACAGGTCATGCGTAAATCTTCAAATATTAAAGATAATTACGATATCATACTTATGGATTCACCCCCCGGGACATCTTGCCCCGTCATTGAGACTTCAAAAGGAGCTGATAAAATAGTCGTAGTCGCGGAGGATACGCCTTTTGGATTTAGCGACTTTGTCGTTTTAAATGATATGTTAAAAGAGATAGGTAAGGATTATTACCTTATAATAAATAAATTTATTGATGGTGCAGAGTATTTGGATTTTGCCGCTAAAAGTAATGTAAAGATATTGGGCAAAATTCCATACGATATGAATCTGGCAAGAAGCTATTCAGGTGGTCATAATATGGGTGTGTCGATAGATTTTGATAGCATCTACAATACATTGTTAGAGGGATTACGTTGA
- a CDS encoding trypsin-like peptidase domain-containing protein, with protein MTMNLSLSEQLTYSTVRIECELKTGGISTGTGFFFNFLEDKENKTHVPVVITNKHVIRNSKNGKLIITKANEKGEPLDTQHFSVSFENFERFWRLHPDDDVDLCAMPIAPFLNEANKKGEKLFYIPFTKDLLLTEKHKGELSALEDVLMIGYPNGIWDEVNNMPILRKGSTATHPLIDYNGKKEIMIDIAAFPGSSGSPVLIFIEGGYRDKKGNTYMGTSRIIFLGVLYAGPQATAQGEIIMTPNFQKPMVLSSIPNNLGLIIKSERILELEELFRE; from the coding sequence ATGACTATGAATTTATCATTATCAGAACAATTAACATACTCAACAGTAAGAATTGAGTGTGAATTAAAAACGGGTGGAATATCTACAGGAACTGGCTTCTTTTTTAATTTTCTTGAAGACAAAGAGAATAAAACACACGTTCCAGTTGTAATAACAAATAAACACGTTATCAGAAATTCAAAAAATGGAAAACTAATTATTACTAAGGCAAATGAAAAAGGAGAACCATTAGATACTCAACACTTTTCTGTATCATTTGAAAATTTTGAGAGATTTTGGAGATTACACCCTGATGACGATGTTGATTTATGTGCAATGCCAATCGCCCCATTTCTAAATGAGGCGAATAAAAAAGGGGAGAAACTCTTTTACATTCCATTTACAAAAGATTTATTACTAACAGAAAAGCATAAGGGAGAACTGTCAGCACTTGAAGATGTTTTAATGATTGGTTATCCTAATGGTATTTGGGACGAAGTTAATAATATGCCAATTTTACGTAAAGGCTCAACAGCAACACATCCTTTAATTGACTATAACGGAAAAAAGGAAATTATGATTGATATTGCCGCTTTTCCTGGTTCAAGTGGCTCACCAGTGCTAATATTTATTGAAGGTGGATATAGAGATAAAAAAGGAAATACTTATATGGGAACCAGTAGAATAATATTTCTTGGAGTGTTGTATGCTGGACCACAAGCAACTGCTCAAGGTGAAATAATTATGACGCCAAATTTTCAAAAACCTATGGTTCTTTCAAGTATCCCAAATAATTTGGGACTGATTATAAAATCTGAAAGAATACTCGAATTAGAAGAATTATTTAGGGAATAA
- a CDS encoding DUF5320 domain-containing protein produces the protein MPGFDRRGPNAEGPKTGRGLGRCSGNHIDSAIGNQDRPRRRLHLHDGSCGQEGKGRGRGRCRQN, from the coding sequence ATGCCGGGATTTGACAGAAGAGGACCAAATGCTGAAGGCCCAAAAACAGGTAGAGGGTTAGGCAGATGCAGTGGAAACCATATAGACAGTGCAATTGGCAATCAGGATAGACCAAGAAGAAGGCTACATCTGCATGATGGCAGCTGTGGTCAAGAAGGCAAAGGTCGTGGCAGAGGCCGGTGCAGGCAAAATTAA